A portion of the Chryseobacterium tructae genome contains these proteins:
- a CDS encoding membrane-binding protein, whose translation MKKLFTSALLALVLSINVYAQEKTYFDENWEKTTQENMEYYRETSPKGKLTLIKDFYKNGTLQMEGLASDTTPSNEVFDGKVTWYTPEGKVMSVVNYSKGKQVGVSQNYDVKGKLIEDLVYKADGTFSGKSFSYKDPENEYYYNTLTVYENSTPTQTIIYDEDIKGIRTESIIGKDGGYENKYYGEKGKYIGSGSSESNSENTQVDYYYNPMRVSKIEKHKSDGSIKESIIYSKNGKVLQEQKRGKKDGSKTTYDESGKKIADLTYQYEKENDIYKPMDGEDYQFSYDYSHISTIDVYKGGLQVLNKEFNEEGKLTTEKTLKDGSTQEIKYYAPDGKLKSTLTYKDDTPYNGISYEGLTEMQYKEGVLVNTKNYFEDHKLKSEKKLNSKQNAYDATIYDNKGAILYTYNQPVNEEEYDYSFTAQIVQYVKGKPANKSSVKGGILQSGKIRIKDYYGAKELERNGKWILLKVYNAEGKLVQDSKILADTSDNFLSSDSNTAIQEDQLYSDIDN comes from the coding sequence ATGAAAAAACTATTTACGTCGGCGTTACTGGCATTAGTACTCAGTATTAACGTATATGCACAGGAAAAAACTTATTTTGATGAAAACTGGGAAAAGACCACCCAAGAAAACATGGAGTATTACCGTGAAACGTCTCCTAAAGGTAAACTTACATTAATTAAAGACTTTTATAAAAACGGAACACTTCAAATGGAAGGTCTGGCTTCTGATACTACTCCCAGTAATGAAGTTTTCGATGGTAAAGTAACCTGGTACACTCCTGAAGGAAAAGTAATGAGTGTCGTAAATTATTCTAAAGGTAAACAGGTTGGAGTTTCTCAGAATTATGATGTTAAAGGGAAATTAATTGAAGACTTGGTTTATAAAGCTGATGGTACTTTTTCAGGAAAATCATTCAGTTATAAAGATCCGGAAAACGAGTATTATTACAATACACTTACTGTATATGAGAACTCTACTCCTACCCAAACGATTATTTATGACGAGGATATCAAAGGAATCAGAACCGAAAGTATTATAGGTAAAGACGGTGGATACGAAAATAAATACTACGGTGAAAAAGGAAAGTATATCGGTAGTGGCAGTTCTGAATCCAATAGCGAAAATACTCAGGTAGATTATTACTATAACCCGATGAGGGTTTCTAAAATTGAAAAACATAAAAGTGACGGAAGCATCAAAGAAAGTATAATTTACTCTAAAAACGGAAAAGTTCTTCAGGAGCAGAAAAGAGGTAAAAAAGATGGTTCTAAGACGACCTATGACGAATCCGGAAAGAAAATAGCCGATCTGACTTATCAATATGAAAAAGAAAATGACATCTATAAACCTATGGATGGTGAAGATTATCAGTTCAGCTACGATTACAGCCATATCTCAACTATAGATGTTTATAAAGGAGGCCTACAGGTTCTTAATAAAGAGTTTAATGAAGAAGGAAAGCTTACTACAGAAAAGACTCTAAAAGATGGCTCAACCCAGGAGATTAAATATTACGCTCCGGATGGAAAACTAAAATCTACCTTAACTTATAAGGATGATACACCTTACAATGGTATTTCCTATGAAGGTCTTACCGAAATGCAGTATAAGGAGGGGGTTTTAGTGAATACAAAAAACTATTTTGAAGATCATAAGCTAAAGTCTGAGAAGAAATTGAATTCCAAACAAAATGCTTACGATGCTACAATCTATGACAATAAAGGGGCGATTTTATATACTTATAACCAACCTGTAAATGAAGAAGAATATGACTACAGTTTTACTGCTCAGATTGTACAATATGTAAAAGGAAAACCTGCTAATAAATCTTCTGTAAAAGGAGGAATTCTTCAAAGCGGAAAAATCAGAATAAAAGATTATTACGGAGCAAAGGAGCTTGAACGTAATGGAAAATGGATCTTATTAAAGGTTTATAATGCAGAGGGAAAACTTGTTCAGGATTCTAAAATTTTGGCTGATACCAGTGATAATTTTTTATCTAGTGACAGCAATACTGCTATCCAGGAAGATCAATTGTACAGTGATATTGATAATTAA